CGCTACCCAACCTTTAATAGCAAGTGAATATTAAAATTAGTGACAATTTTACTTTGCACTCAATTCTGCATAATGCacttccagttcatcccaatcatgttcagtggggttgtgCAGGACATTCAAGCTCTACTACActaaccttggcaaaccatgtcttcatggcacggtcatgctggaacagtttTGGGGAACCTGAAATGCTACAGTACACAAAGACATCTTAGCGACTGTTTGGGgaagaaacgtgtgtgtgtgtgtgagatgggcaggtgtccacatacttttggccatatagagtATATACAAATGGTGTGGagtcgatttatttattttatctctaGCTTGTTatgaataattataaacatatcGTTTGTAAGAAATGTGTCTTAACTGTTAAGGCATCTTCATAACTTCATTGTATTTTTAGGCAGCacacaataaatattatttgcatGTGAGAAGGACAACGGTAAGGAATATATTATTTGGTGATCCTTGGTGTCCTATGTTTGTCAACATTAAAAAGTAAAGATTAATGAAAGGCTGATGAAAGGCATTCAACTTTATATACTAGTGTTCAAGCTCAGGGATTTATCTGGAGCCTTGGTTCTTAAAACTGGATCCCAAAAAAGGTCTGTGAAGTAGATCTAAAACAATTGCTTTAGTTTAGctttctaaaaaaattaaaagcatacaacttaaattaaacatgtttaactTAAATTAAACAACAAATTAAAACCCTGGGTTCCTAGAAATGTATGGTTTTATAAAGAAAAGCATCTGCAGAAACAGAAATGAAGGACTGTAATAATAAACCTAATGGCATTTCAATACAAATATGTTCTGATATTTTGaactgatttttgtttttgcaaaatGTTTGAGAATCCCTGCTCTACAAGATTAACAGCACATTTCTTTGATGAAGAAGACATGCcttaaacagtaaacagtggTGAGTTACTCTTCTTTTCCGTTAGCATGCCCCATTAATGAACTCTTCTTGTTGCAGTCAAGCGGCCCTTTCCCCATCAGAGCTGACGGATGCTTGTACGATCCTCCGAGGCGATCCCACAGCGTGAAATACTGACCGTAGTTATAATCAAAGAACAGGTGGTGATCTGTGTGATGTGCAGCTCCGTTGATGAATTTCTCCATCACCCGAGGGACCCGGTAGTCACCATCGTGAATTGAGACGGTCCATACATTAACAAACACATAGAGGCCCAGGTAGAGTACCTTGTGCAGGGGAAAGAGGAAAGGGTAGATGTGGTAGGGCAGACCCTGAAGAAAGCCGTCCACAGGGTGGAAAGCGTGGCTGGCGAACGGAGTCGGGACTTTCCAGATGTGGTGAGGTTTATGGAAATTCTGTAACCAGTTTAGAGGAGTTGAAATTAAATTGTTAGAAATTTTGATATCTGAGTCAATTACAGAATATATACATCTGACAATTACCTTATAGATCAGTTTGTGATGCAGGAATCTGTGAATCCAGTAGATGCACATATCGGTAAAAAACAGGAAGGAGACCATGCTAAAGATCAGTCCTGACCAACCTGAGGAACAGGAAAGTGAAAATGAGCTATTGAAAAGATATtaaggaatgaataaatgaataaaaatagatttgcTGAATGAAATTTTGTGCTGTGCTGTTACTCAATCACAGGGTGATGTGATGCGGCCCAGAGTAAGGCAGGGatttttactgattattttatctttaattaaCAGCACATCCTACAGTGTTTTTAGTCACgttatttaatattcatcaaAGAACATGTCATAGGTTTTGTCCATTTATTGTGTACAATTTTTGTGAAACAAAtctacatcatttacattaactTCACAgctattaaaaagaaattggtTCTgcaccgggggcacggtggcttagtggttagcacgttcgcctcacacctcagggttcgattcctgcctctaccttgtgtgtgtggagtttgcatgttctccccgtgcctcgggggtttcctccgggtactccggtttcctcccccggtccaaagacatgcatggtaggttgattggcatctctggaaaattgtccctagtgtgtgattgcgtgactgaatgagagtgtgtgtgtgtgtgtgccctgcgatgggttggcactccgtccagggtgtatcctgccttgatgcccgatgacgcctgagataggaacaggctccccgtgacccgaggtagttcggataagcggtagaagatgaatgaatgaatgaatgaatggttctgCACCAGACGTTTTATTTTTTAGGTTTATAAGGCAGATTCTTAAAAACCTGTTTACCATCCCTCTGTCCATAAAGATCCTGCTATGCCAAGAAATATAACATGTGTTGTTCTGTATGCTTTAGGGATAAAGCATAATCCAGATATACAAAGTGTTTACTGAACAATCAGAATCATCTGTAGCATGTCTGTGGTTTTAAATAACATATGGGGGTGGggttaaagttttaaattcatttgtaaACCTAAAgtgtaacatttacatttagcagcAATTCATTCCAGTAATGtgtaagaagaagaagtaatatatatacaaagaagatataaaaagaaataatgttgCTACTGGTTACATCTCATAGTATTTGGTTTAAATGCTTAGAAAGCAAAGACACAGAGGTACTTGAGTTATCTCACACTGGCTATCGGTCTTGGCACAGAGATGATGCACAAAGTGCAAAGTCAGGGTTATATCAGTAGAAATAGAAtacacacaaaccaacacacacacacataaatgtgttttactAGCCTTCTGAAGACCTTCTATCAACATCATTATTAAACTTGCATTATTAAACTTGATAAAGGAAACTTTGTCACTTAAAATGTTAGAAAATAAAAGCTGCTGTtaggagagagtgagtgagtgagtgagtgagtgagtgagtgagtgagtgggggggggagaaagtgagtgagaaagagagtgagtgagagagacagagagagagagagagagagagagagagagagagagagagagagagagagagagtgtgtgagtgagtgagtgagagtgagagagtgagaggggggagaaagaaagtgagtgagtgagtgagtgagtgagtgagaggggggagaaagtgagtgagaaagagagtgagtgagaaagagagagagagagagagagagagagagagagagtgtgagtgagtgagtgagagtgagagagtgagaggggggagaaagagagagtgagtgagtgagtgagagagaggggggagaaagtgagtgagaaagagagagagtgagaaagagagagagagtgagtgagtgagagtgagagagtgagtgagtgagaggggggagagtgagtgagtgagtgagagagggggagaaaaagagagatagtgagtgagtgagaaagagagagagagtgagtgagtgagagtgagagagtgagtgagtgagaggggggagagagagtgagtgagtgagagagggggagaaaaagagagatagtgagtgagtgagaaagagagagagtgagagagagagacttacctAGTGGAGATTCACTAACATCGTCATAAAGCTTGCTGTAGCCTCGTACTTCAGCAAAAAACAGTGCGACTGTAGGAATGCTGATCCAAGGCAAAGATGTCATAGCATACTTTATTTCGCGTCTCACCTGGTTCTGTTGGGTACATGGAACAAAAATCAGTACCAGTTTCACTGtgtatatggaaataaacataGTCACAGAGATCGGAATTTTGTGAGGTTTCACCTGACCACTTCTTAATATATATTTGGTCAGTGGCTCATCTCATTCTCAAATAAAACCCAGCAGGATCTTCGAGGAAAATTTATAATCAATCACAGTGTAAATCCTGGCTCTAAAACCCCTGACCCAACTTACTAGTCAGTGCTCTGATGGAGAGGTGCTGATATGTTAAACCTAGTCTTAGGTAACATCAGAGATTTCTCACTGTCAATATACTCAGGAACttaaaaatccataaaaaaTCAGCAACACATTCCTATAGGGaagatattgtttatttttaatactatgCAAGGTTTTGAAAAGACAGGAACTGGAGAGCAAGTCTTAGACCTACAGTATTCTATCTCTGCTGCCTGGCCTGATGACAATAGACATTATTGGTTAAAGTATTTCAGAATGAAACAGACGTGCTCAGAGATTCAGTGTTGGATATTGATTCATCTCAGGTGGGGAAATGCTTTAAGAATCAAATCAGTAGTTTAGGAAAATTGTGGCTATTGACCATTCTGCTTCAAAACAAAGCTACAGTAGAACAAAATCAGAAACATGAGCaacaaacagaaatgaatgTGATGTAGCACCAGATCCTGACAATGTGGCTCCTCTCGCCAGAAGGACATGCCTGATTCATCCTGATTCcatcttgacttttttttttttgctgctgtgaCTAGGCCTACTTGgacactaatatatatatttacacatataaatatttacactcCTCCAAAAACTCTATAACATGGTATATTTCACTTTGTATTTGTACCTTAGAACTTCTACAATACTCACttacattaacagcatttggCTGATGCCTTTATgaagagcgacttacattttagctcttcttttttttttttttttttttttttttaaactaagcAGTTAAAGGTCTTGATCAGGGGACCAGAGGTGCAAATTgatggtcctgggatttgaaagTACAACcctccaatcagtagtccaatgctTTAACCACTAAGTTACCACTCATAAAGAACATGATGCTTGTACTAAGCATCCTGtcaacacacataacacacactctgactcaTAGTAGACAATGATCTATAATCCAAcaatctggtgtcacccagaaaaGGACAGGTTTCCTTCTCAGTTTCAAGGTTTCTACCCATAATGTCGTCTGCagaagtttttcctcatcacggTCACTATTTAGGtccttgctcattaaggatctaaataaaaatctacaccAGGATTTCTTCAATGCTCTTTTGTGACGATGTTTAGTGATCATTAATGCTAGACATCAGCTTAATAAGCTCATATGTTATTTGCACATTATGATCTAGaaatctaaaagaaaaatgGCGTGACCTCTAAAAACTGAGGGTGTTTCATGAAATTGTGGTCAAATATAAAGTAGTAGCTTAAAGTTCCCAGGCCAAGGTACAAAATCGCAGCGCCGAGGTTGGTGACCACCAGCAGCCCAATGATCTGTCGCAGAGGCTCATCTTCAGGCCAGGAGGTCGGGTACACATACGGAGTGAAGAAATGAGAGTCAGCCAAGTTCAGTACCAGGTCCATGTTTGATCCTGTGACATGAACTAGAGGACAAAAGAACTTTGTAAGAAGAAAACATTTATGATGTAGTACAGCCTGAAATAAAGCACAGTTACTGTTATCACCCTGAAGTTCATTATTCTCCTGTAACAGCACAACCAGATgtcttttattcatcttataccACAAGAAACCTTCTTAGagaatgttaaatatataacttTACAATATCAACAAATGACATACATAAGTCTCTGTGAGTTAGTTGTTATTATAGAAAAGATAACACATACCTGATATATACCTGGACTTTGCCTTgcagaaaattatatatatatatctacatttataccaaaatcatattaatataaaaatctgAGTGTAATGAACTAAGCAGAGCAGTAATCAGTGCTGTCCTACCtgttcagatcagatcagagatCAGTCACTGATGGTCTCTGTACACAGGTCTGATTCGCTACAGCACACAGAGGCAGCCAATAGCGCTGCACTTCCGCATGATCTAATCACCTTTCTTAGATTTGATTGGCCAAAGACGCGATCTGCTCATGGGGTCACGGATCTTAGGAACCATTTAAAGAAACATTGTCATGGAATTCTGAAAACTAGCCTTGATCCAAGCATTTATTTAGCATAATATGCCctgtaacaacaacaacgataataataataataataataataataaatgaggataataataataatgaagtcaACGTTCACTGGAAAATAAAGGGACAAGAGGCGGAAAAACGTCATAAAAAAGCGACTTGATAAGCTGTAACTATGTTTACCCCTCTGTAAAATACAAACCCCAcctctctgtgctgtgattggcCAATAAATTCACATTTCCTACAGGTCTGAACTTGAGTAGCCAATCCTAGCGCAGGATTCCGGAATACGGGTGGGCAAATAACGCTTGCTAGGTGGATTTTGCTTTGGCGAGACGAGACGGAGTATTTTTGcgtgattatttttgtttaggttTAAAAGGTGATGGATGTTTATAGTGAAACGTGTACAATAATGTTGATGGTGTTATTTAAAGCGTTTTTCTGTGGCGGTTTTCTCACAGCTTGGCCGATGGACAGTGAGGTTCAGAGGGACGGGAGAGTGTTGGATCTGACCGATGATGCCTGGAGGGAAGACCGGCTGCCTTATGAAGATGTAACGATTCCTCTGGTAAACTTCACAACACTCATGATCAGTTTCAGGATGATGTCTTTTTGAACGTTAAAGCAGTCAAATACATTTCTCTGACCCCACTTCACAGAGTCCACCTCATAATCCACATCATAATCCAGCTCTTAATCCACATCATTATTAACTATGAAAAGTTCTATTGAAGTTCTACAACTTtttatatctcattttttaCAACAGAATACATTAGACCTTTAAAATCTACTCTATGGCTAAATGTTTATAGACAATTACACTCATGTCAGCCTCCATAAAGTTGGCTTTAATTCCCTTCACtgcaagttcattcattcactcactcattttctaccgcttatccgaactacctcgggtcacagggagcctgtgcctatctcaggcgtcatcgggcatcaaggcaggatacaccctggacggagtgccaacccatcacagggcacacacacactctcattcattcactgcaAGTTAAGAAGCCCAAACATGGTTCatcatgacaatgctcctgctTAATGCATGAAGGAGCACAAATCTTTTAGTCACACTATTCAGAAAGAACATTTCTGGTTGTTATGATCAGGTATgtacaaacctttggccatatacgGTGTAAGAGATGAGTGATAAAT
This genomic interval from Tachysurus vachellii isolate PV-2020 chromosome 17, HZAU_Pvac_v1, whole genome shotgun sequence contains the following:
- the sc5d gene encoding lathosterol oxidase, with product MDLVLNLADSHFFTPYVYPTSWPEDEPLRQIIGLLVVTNLGAAILYLGLGTLSYYFIFDHNFMKHPQFLENQVRREIKYAMTSLPWISIPTVALFFAEVRGYSKLYDDVSESPLGWSGLIFSMVSFLFFTDMCIYWIHRFLHHKLIYKNFHKPHHIWKVPTPFASHAFHPVDGFLQGLPYHIYPFLFPLHKVLYLGLYVFVNVWTVSIHDGDYRVPRVMEKFINGAAHHTDHHLFFDYNYGQYFTLWDRLGGSYKHPSALMGKGPLDCNKKSSLMGHANGKEE